In one window of Cheilinus undulatus linkage group 23, ASM1832078v1, whole genome shotgun sequence DNA:
- the prkcq gene encoding protein kinase C theta type isoform X1 — MSPFLRIGFSNFEMDPGLAYHEEVLNPYCAVYMKEAIDTEKGQVYKQKKPTMYPPWSTTFDAHVHRGRIMHVMVKDRTAELKSEATVALDSLATRCKKENGKLEIWLELKPQGRLRMEARYYLEKSDAAGQNEGDQESEREREGLFALHQRRGAIKQAKIHLVKCHEFSATFFPQPTFCSVCKEFVWGLNKQGYQCRQCNAAIHKKCIDKVIAKCTGSAINSKETMIHKERFKIDMPHRFKVYNYKSPTFCEHCGTLLWGLAKQGLKCEECGMNVHHKCEKKVANLCGVNQKLMAEALAIIESKQQARSTKESDIISREGPVTVSQPGVVRSPSGVVPSVPATVPPVNRAETQGVSWDGPADVSRPIAEEIPDEEPLYAVPRKDQPKFNVDDFILHKMLGKGSFGKVFLAELKKSGQFFAVKALKKDVVLMDDDVECTMVERRVLSLAWENPFLTHLYCTFQTKENLFFVMEYLNGGDLMFHIQNCHKFDLHRATFYAAEIICGLQFLHSKGIIYRDLKLDNVLLDSEGHIKIADFGMCKENMQDESRTCTFCGTPDYIAPEILLGQKYNSSVDWWSFGVLLYEMLIGQSPFHGRDEEELFQSIRTDNPVYPRWLTKDARDILVKLFVREPEERLGMKGNIRQHSFFSSTDWNALEQRQVAPPFKPTLSSPSDCSNFDKEFINEKPRLSCADRTLINSVDQTMFRNFSFVNPGMNRIAAQ; from the exons ATGTCGCCTTTTCTGCGGATTGGGTTCTCCAACTTTGAGATGGACCCTGGGCTGGCGTACCATGAAGAGGTGCTGAACCCGTACTGTGCTGTTTACATGAAGGAGGCCATCGATACAG AAAAAGGTCAAGTCTACAAGCAAAAGAAGCCGACCATGTACCCGCCGTGGAGCACAACATTCGATGCCCACGTCCACCGGGGCCGAATCATGCACGTGATGGTGAAGGACCGGACAGCCGAGCTGAAATCTGAGGCCACGGTGGCTCTTGACTCACTCGCAACACGGTGCAAGAAGGAGAACGGCAAACTGGAGATCTGG CTGGAGCTGAAGCCACAGGGCCGTCTGCGGATGGAGGCTCGATACTATCTGGAGAAAAGTG ATGCTGCAGGTCAGAATGAAGGAGACCAGGAGTctgagcgagagagagagggtctGTTCGCCCTCCATCAGCGGCGAGGAGCCATAAAACAGGCCAAAATCCACCTTGTTAAATGTCACGAGTTCAGCGCCACATTCTTCCCTCAACCGACCTTCTGCTCCGTCTGCAAAGAGTTTGTCTG GGGTCTCAACAAGCAGGGCTACCAGTGCAGAC aGTGCAACGCAGCTATTCACAAAAAATGCATTGATAAAGTCATTGCCAAATGCACCGGTTCAGCCATCAACAGCAAAGAAACAATG ATCCACAAGGAGCGTTTCAAGATCGACATGCCGCACCGGTTTAAAGTCTACAACTACAAAAGCCCGACTTTCTGCGAACACTGTGGTACTCTGCTGTGGGGGCTCGCCAAGCAGGGGCTCAAATGTGAGG AATGCGGCATGAATGTGCATCACAAATGTGAGAAGAAAGTAGCAAATCTATGCGGGGTGAACCAGAAACTCATGGCTGAAGCTCTGGCCATCATCGAGAGCAAACAGCAG GCCAGAAGCACCAAAGAATCAGACATCATCAGTCGAGAAGGTCCAGTAACTGTCAGTCAGCCGGGAGTGGTCCGATCTCCGTCTGGGGTCGTACCGAGTGTTCCAGCCACAGTTCCCCCCGTGAATAGAG CAGAGACGCAGGGTGTCTCTTGGGACGGACCAGCAGACGTCAGTAGGCCGATAGCCGAGGAAATACCTGATGAAGAACCGCTGTATGCAGTTCCAAGGAAGGACCAACCGAAATTCAATGTTGATGACTTCATCCTTCACAAGATGCTTGGGAAAGGCAGCTTTGGGAAG gtgtttttagCAGAGCTGAAAAAGAGCGGACAgttttttgcagtgaaggctCTAAAAAAGGATGTGGTGCTGATGGACGATGACGTGGAGTGCACCATGGTGGAGAGGAGGGTCTTGTCGTTAGCGTGGGAGAACCCTTTCCTCACACACCTTTACTGCACCTTTCAGACCAAG GAGAATCTTTTCTTCGTGATGGAGTATCTGAACGGAGGAGATCTCATGTTCCACATCCAGAACTGCCACAAGTTTGACCTGCACAGAGCCAC TTTCTACGCAGCAGAGATCATCTGTGGGCTTCAGTTCCTGCACTCTAAAGGAATCATTTACAG GGATCTGAAACTTGATAATGTTCTGTTGGACTCTGAGGGTCACATAAAGATAGCGGACTTTGGCATGTGTAAGGAGAACATGCAGGACGAGTCTCGGACATGTACCTTCTGTGGGACGCCGGACTACATCGCTCCTGAG ATCCTGCTGGGTCAGAAGTATAACAGCTCTGTGGACTGGTGGTCGTTTGGAGTTCTGCTCTACgagatgctgattggtcagtcTCCGTTCCACGGCCGTGATGAAGAGGAGCTGTTTCAGTCGATACGAACAGACAATCCTGTTTACCCTCGCTGGCTGACCAAAGATGCCAGAGACATTCTGGTCAAG CTGTTTGTCAGAGAGCCTGAGGAGCGTCTGGGTATGAAAGGAAACATCAGACAGCACAGTTTCTTCAGCAGCACTGACTGGAATGCCCTGGAACAACGGCAGGTGGCGCCACCGTTCAAGCCAACCTTA TCGTCACCCAGTGACTGCAGCAACTTCGACAAAGAGTTCATCAACGAGAAGCCTCGACTGTCATGCGCCGATCGGACGCTCATCAACAGCGTGGACCAGACGATGTTCAGAAACTTCTCCTTCGTTAACCCGGGGATGAACCGCATCGCAGCCCAATGA
- the prkcq gene encoding protein kinase C theta type isoform X2 — MSPFLRIGFSNFEMDPGLAYHEEVLNPYCAVYMKEAIDTEKGQVYKQKKPTMYPPWSTTFDAHVHRGRIMHVMVKDRTAELKSEATVALDSLATRCKKENGKLEIWLELKPQGRLRMEARYYLEKSDAAGQNEGDQESEREREGLFALHQRRGAIKQAKIHLVKCHEFSATFFPQPTFCSVCKEFVWGLNKQGYQCRQCNAAIHKKCIDKVIAKCTGSAINSKETMIHKERFKIDMPHRFKVYNYKSPTFCEHCGTLLWGLAKQGLKCEECGMNVHHKCEKKVANLCGVNQKLMAEALAIIESKQQARSTKESDIISREGPVTVSQPGVVRSPSGVVPSVPATVPPVNRETQGVSWDGPADVSRPIAEEIPDEEPLYAVPRKDQPKFNVDDFILHKMLGKGSFGKVFLAELKKSGQFFAVKALKKDVVLMDDDVECTMVERRVLSLAWENPFLTHLYCTFQTKENLFFVMEYLNGGDLMFHIQNCHKFDLHRATFYAAEIICGLQFLHSKGIIYRDLKLDNVLLDSEGHIKIADFGMCKENMQDESRTCTFCGTPDYIAPEILLGQKYNSSVDWWSFGVLLYEMLIGQSPFHGRDEEELFQSIRTDNPVYPRWLTKDARDILVKLFVREPEERLGMKGNIRQHSFFSSTDWNALEQRQVAPPFKPTLSSPSDCSNFDKEFINEKPRLSCADRTLINSVDQTMFRNFSFVNPGMNRIAAQ; from the exons ATGTCGCCTTTTCTGCGGATTGGGTTCTCCAACTTTGAGATGGACCCTGGGCTGGCGTACCATGAAGAGGTGCTGAACCCGTACTGTGCTGTTTACATGAAGGAGGCCATCGATACAG AAAAAGGTCAAGTCTACAAGCAAAAGAAGCCGACCATGTACCCGCCGTGGAGCACAACATTCGATGCCCACGTCCACCGGGGCCGAATCATGCACGTGATGGTGAAGGACCGGACAGCCGAGCTGAAATCTGAGGCCACGGTGGCTCTTGACTCACTCGCAACACGGTGCAAGAAGGAGAACGGCAAACTGGAGATCTGG CTGGAGCTGAAGCCACAGGGCCGTCTGCGGATGGAGGCTCGATACTATCTGGAGAAAAGTG ATGCTGCAGGTCAGAATGAAGGAGACCAGGAGTctgagcgagagagagagggtctGTTCGCCCTCCATCAGCGGCGAGGAGCCATAAAACAGGCCAAAATCCACCTTGTTAAATGTCACGAGTTCAGCGCCACATTCTTCCCTCAACCGACCTTCTGCTCCGTCTGCAAAGAGTTTGTCTG GGGTCTCAACAAGCAGGGCTACCAGTGCAGAC aGTGCAACGCAGCTATTCACAAAAAATGCATTGATAAAGTCATTGCCAAATGCACCGGTTCAGCCATCAACAGCAAAGAAACAATG ATCCACAAGGAGCGTTTCAAGATCGACATGCCGCACCGGTTTAAAGTCTACAACTACAAAAGCCCGACTTTCTGCGAACACTGTGGTACTCTGCTGTGGGGGCTCGCCAAGCAGGGGCTCAAATGTGAGG AATGCGGCATGAATGTGCATCACAAATGTGAGAAGAAAGTAGCAAATCTATGCGGGGTGAACCAGAAACTCATGGCTGAAGCTCTGGCCATCATCGAGAGCAAACAGCAG GCCAGAAGCACCAAAGAATCAGACATCATCAGTCGAGAAGGTCCAGTAACTGTCAGTCAGCCGGGAGTGGTCCGATCTCCGTCTGGGGTCGTACCGAGTGTTCCAGCCACAGTTCCCCCCGTGAATAGAG AGACGCAGGGTGTCTCTTGGGACGGACCAGCAGACGTCAGTAGGCCGATAGCCGAGGAAATACCTGATGAAGAACCGCTGTATGCAGTTCCAAGGAAGGACCAACCGAAATTCAATGTTGATGACTTCATCCTTCACAAGATGCTTGGGAAAGGCAGCTTTGGGAAG gtgtttttagCAGAGCTGAAAAAGAGCGGACAgttttttgcagtgaaggctCTAAAAAAGGATGTGGTGCTGATGGACGATGACGTGGAGTGCACCATGGTGGAGAGGAGGGTCTTGTCGTTAGCGTGGGAGAACCCTTTCCTCACACACCTTTACTGCACCTTTCAGACCAAG GAGAATCTTTTCTTCGTGATGGAGTATCTGAACGGAGGAGATCTCATGTTCCACATCCAGAACTGCCACAAGTTTGACCTGCACAGAGCCAC TTTCTACGCAGCAGAGATCATCTGTGGGCTTCAGTTCCTGCACTCTAAAGGAATCATTTACAG GGATCTGAAACTTGATAATGTTCTGTTGGACTCTGAGGGTCACATAAAGATAGCGGACTTTGGCATGTGTAAGGAGAACATGCAGGACGAGTCTCGGACATGTACCTTCTGTGGGACGCCGGACTACATCGCTCCTGAG ATCCTGCTGGGTCAGAAGTATAACAGCTCTGTGGACTGGTGGTCGTTTGGAGTTCTGCTCTACgagatgctgattggtcagtcTCCGTTCCACGGCCGTGATGAAGAGGAGCTGTTTCAGTCGATACGAACAGACAATCCTGTTTACCCTCGCTGGCTGACCAAAGATGCCAGAGACATTCTGGTCAAG CTGTTTGTCAGAGAGCCTGAGGAGCGTCTGGGTATGAAAGGAAACATCAGACAGCACAGTTTCTTCAGCAGCACTGACTGGAATGCCCTGGAACAACGGCAGGTGGCGCCACCGTTCAAGCCAACCTTA TCGTCACCCAGTGACTGCAGCAACTTCGACAAAGAGTTCATCAACGAGAAGCCTCGACTGTCATGCGCCGATCGGACGCTCATCAACAGCGTGGACCAGACGATGTTCAGAAACTTCTCCTTCGTTAACCCGGGGATGAACCGCATCGCAGCCCAATGA